In Marinitoga hydrogenitolerans DSM 16785, the genomic window TGCAGGAATGGTTCCATTCAAACCTATTTTTTGGGGAAAGGTTGAACCTACATATACAAAAATTGCAACATGTCAAAAATGTTTAAGGACTAACGACATTGAAAATGTTGGTAGAACAGCCAGGCATCAAACTTTTTTTGAAATGTTAGGAAATTTCTCATTTGGTGACTATTTTAAAGAAGGTGCAATTAAATTTGCTTGGGAATTTCTTACAGAAGTTCTAAAATTACCAAAAGAAAAATTGTGGGTATCTGTGTATCTTGATGATGATGATGCATATAATATATGGAAGAATGTTATTGGTTTTCCCGAAGAAAAAATAATAAGAATGGGGAAAGAAGATAATTGGTGGGGACCTGTTGGTCCTTCAGGGCCTTGTGGTCCATGTTCAGAAATATATTATGATACAGGAAGAACTGATTTATGTTCTAATCCAGAAAAATGCACTCCTGAAGATGATTGTGGGAGATATGTTGAAATATGGAATTTAGTATTCACCGAATATTATCAAGACGAAAATGGAAACTTATCTCCTTTACCAAGAAAAAATATTGATACAGGGGCAGGTTTAGAAAGGATTACTGCTGCTGTGCAAGGTGTGTATGATAATTTCGAAACGGACTTATTTACTCCTATAATTAATAAAATAGAAAATATATTTAATATTAAATTTAGAGAAAATGAAAAAACTGATGTTTCTATTAAAGTTATCGCCGATCATTCGAGAGCAGTTTCATTTTTAGTATCTGAAGGGATTTTACCATCAAATGAAGGTAGAGGTTATGTTTTGCGAAGAATTTTAAGACGCGCATTAAGGCATGGTGCATTACTTGGAAAAAAAGAACCTTTTTTAAACGAAGTAATTGAAGTTGTATTAAACTCATATGGAGATATATATCCGGAAATTATTGAAAAATCTTCTTTTATTAAAAATATTGTCGAAGCTGAAGAAAAAAGATTCTTAGAAACATTAGATAAAGGTACAGAAAAGTTAATAAACTACATTAATAATTCTAAAGAAAAGAAAATAGACGGAAGATTTGCCTTTGAACTATATGATACTTATGGATTTCCTTTAGATATAACAAAAGAAATTGCTGAAGAACATGGTTTTAAAGTTGATGAAAATGATTTTAATAAACAAATGGAACTTCAGAGGAAAAGAGCACGTGAAGCTGCTGGAGAAAAAGAATATACAAAAATGAACCCTGCATTTAAATTTATTGGAGAAAACTTAAAATCCACAAAATTTACAGGTTATGAAAAAATTGAAGATGAAAGTATAATATTATATTTAGTAAAAAATGAAGAAATTATAGAAAGTGCAAAAGAAGGTGAAGAAATTATAATTATCTCCAGAAATACCCCTTTTTATGCAGAAAAAGGTGGACAAATTGGAGATACTGGAATAATAAAAAATGATAATTTCAAATTTAAAGTAACAAATACAAAAATAATTAACAATGAAGTTATAGGTCATTTTGGAAAAATTCTAAATGGCGAAGTAAAAACTGGAGATAATATTAGCCTTTATGTAGATAAACAAAGAAGAGATTCTATAAGGAAAAATCATACTGCAACACATTTGCTACATAAAGCATTGAGAGATATTTTAGGAAACCATGTAAAACAGGCTGGATCATTAGTAACAGATGAAAAGTTAAGATTTGATTTTACACATTTTGAGGCTGTATCAAAGAATGACATTAAAAAAATTGAAAAATTAGTAAACGAAAAAATATTAGAAAATATTAAAATAGTCACTGAAATAAAAAAACTTGATGAAGCAAAAAGTGAAAATGTTATGGCATTATTTGAAGAAAAATATGGAAATCAGGTTAGAGTGGTAAAAATTTCTGATTTTAGTGCTGAATTATGTGGTGGTACTCACGTATCCTATACTGGAGAAATTGGGTTATTTAAAATAACCTCAGAAACTGCGGTATCTGCTGGAGTTAGAAGAATAGAAGCTATTACTGGTATAAAATCTTTGGAATATTTGAATAACTTAGAAGAAACATTAAATACTATTTCTGAACATTTAGAAGCTGCACAAGAAATAGTTGTTTCAAGAATTTTGAATTTATTAGATACAATTAAGGAGCAAGAAAAAGAAATTAAAAAATTACAGGAAAAACTAACTACACAATCCATCGATGTTTTTAATATTAAAGAAATAAATGGTATAAATGTGTATATTAAAGTTTTTGAAAATGTGGCTCAAGATGTTTTAAGAAATGTAACTGATATTGCAGAAAATAAAGTAAAAAGTGGAATTATAATTTTATTCAATAAAAAAGATAAAAAAGTTAACTTTATAGTCAAAATTACAAAGGACTTAGTAGGCCAATATCATGCTGGTAATATTGCTAAAAATATAGCAAAAGAATTAGGTGGTGGAGGTGGCGGAAGACCAGATTTTGCACAAGCAGGAGGGAAAGAACCATCTAAAATAAATGGTATAATAAATAATATTGAAAAGTTTTTAAGGGGATGATCTTACGGAACGTACTATAGCTTTATTTATTTTTCTTTTCGCTTATACTATTTTAATCACAGAAAAAGTTAATCGAACTATAGTCGCAATTCTTGGCGCTACTCTAATGATGATTTTAGGGATATTTGAAAATCATATTGAAGCGATTAAAAATTATGTTGATGTAAATACAATCTATTTGTTAATGGGAATGATGATTTTTGTTTCTGTTATCAGAAAAAAAGGGCTTTTTGAATATTTAGGTATTGTTACTTTAAAGGTTTTTCAAAAAAACGGATATGTTTTATATTTTGGTTTAACGTTTATTGTAGCTTTACTGTCAGCGATAATAGATAATGTAACCACTGTTTTAGTATTTGTTCCAATCACATTAGCTATTACTGATACACTTGATGTTGATCCTCTACCATTTATATTTGGTGAAATAATGGCTTCTAATATTGGGGGTACAGCGACTATTATTGGTGATCCCCCGAATATTATGATTGCCAGTGCAGCAGGACTAAATTTCACAGAGTTTTTTATTAATAATGGACCTATTTCATTTTTAAATATATTTGTTATGCAGTTATTTACAATACTTTTATTCAAAAAGAAATTAAACTTCAAAATTGATAGAGAAAAAGTAAAATCGTTTGATCCTAATTCTGCTATTAAAAATAAAAAAGGTTTTTATATCTCATGGCTTTTGTTAATTTTAACGTTATTACTATTTATTTTCCAACACCAACTTGAAATGGAAAGCTCTACTATCGCATTGTTTATAGGATTCTTGGCTTTGTTAATTCTGGACAGAAATGAAGTTGAAGAAATCCTTAAAGAAGTTGAATGGGGAACTATTCTATTCTTCTTTGGATTGTTTATTATGACTGGTGGATTAGTTCAAACAGGAGTTTTGAAAGATTTAACTCAAATATTAGTCAATATTGCTGGAAATTCTATGAGAAGTTTTGCTATGATGCTTATAGGAGTTGCTGGAGTTATATCTGGCTTTGTTGATAATATACCATTTACAGCAACATTAATTCCTGTTATAAAAAATTTACAACATATAAATCCATCTGTGTTTTCTGATTTAAACCCATTATGGTACTCTTTATCTCTTGGTGCTTGCTTAGGAGGAAATTTCACACCAATAGGTGCTTCTGCAAATATTATTGCTCTTGCAATGTTAAAACAATTTAAAAATGAAGAGATAAAATTTCTTGAGTTTTTTAAATATTCATTCTTTATTGTAACTATTAATCTAATATTATCTGCGATATACGTTGAACTAATTTTAATTTAAGGAGGATTTTTATGATAGAAGTAAATGATAAATTAATAGAAAAATTAGAAAAATTGGCAATGATAAAACTATCTCCTGAAGAAAAAAATATTATAAAAAAAGATTTAAACGATATATTAAAATATATGCAAATGATTGACGAAATTGAC contains:
- a CDS encoding ArsB/NhaD family transporter yields the protein MFLFAYTILITEKVNRTIVAILGATLMMILGIFENHIEAIKNYVDVNTIYLLMGMMIFVSVIRKKGLFEYLGIVTLKVFQKNGYVLYFGLTFIVALLSAIIDNVTTVLVFVPITLAITDTLDVDPLPFIFGEIMASNIGGTATIIGDPPNIMIASAAGLNFTEFFINNGPISFLNIFVMQLFTILLFKKKLNFKIDREKVKSFDPNSAIKNKKGFYISWLLLILTLLLFIFQHQLEMESSTIALFIGFLALLILDRNEVEEILKEVEWGTILFFFGLFIMTGGLVQTGVLKDLTQILVNIAGNSMRSFAMMLIGVAGVISGFVDNIPFTATLIPVIKNLQHINPSVFSDLNPLWYSLSLGACLGGNFTPIGASANIIALAMLKQFKNEEIKFLEFFKYSFFIVTINLILSAIYVELILI
- the alaS gene encoding alanine--tRNA ligase — its product is MNSKEIRKAFLDYFEKNDHKIMKSFPLIPSDPQLLFTVAGMVPFKPIFWGKVEPTYTKIATCQKCLRTNDIENVGRTARHQTFFEMLGNFSFGDYFKEGAIKFAWEFLTEVLKLPKEKLWVSVYLDDDDAYNIWKNVIGFPEEKIIRMGKEDNWWGPVGPSGPCGPCSEIYYDTGRTDLCSNPEKCTPEDDCGRYVEIWNLVFTEYYQDENGNLSPLPRKNIDTGAGLERITAAVQGVYDNFETDLFTPIINKIENIFNIKFRENEKTDVSIKVIADHSRAVSFLVSEGILPSNEGRGYVLRRILRRALRHGALLGKKEPFLNEVIEVVLNSYGDIYPEIIEKSSFIKNIVEAEEKRFLETLDKGTEKLINYINNSKEKKIDGRFAFELYDTYGFPLDITKEIAEEHGFKVDENDFNKQMELQRKRAREAAGEKEYTKMNPAFKFIGENLKSTKFTGYEKIEDESIILYLVKNEEIIESAKEGEEIIIISRNTPFYAEKGGQIGDTGIIKNDNFKFKVTNTKIINNEVIGHFGKILNGEVKTGDNISLYVDKQRRDSIRKNHTATHLLHKALRDILGNHVKQAGSLVTDEKLRFDFTHFEAVSKNDIKKIEKLVNEKILENIKIVTEIKKLDEAKSENVMALFEEKYGNQVRVVKISDFSAELCGGTHVSYTGEIGLFKITSETAVSAGVRRIEAITGIKSLEYLNNLEETLNTISEHLEAAQEIVVSRILNLLDTIKEQEKEIKKLQEKLTTQSIDVFNIKEINGINVYIKVFENVAQDVLRNVTDIAENKVKSGIIILFNKKDKKVNFIVKITKDLVGQYHAGNIAKNIAKELGGGGGGRPDFAQAGGKEPSKINGIINNIEKFLRG